CTACGTGCCAGCAGCCGCGGTAATACGTAGGTGGCGAGCGTTGTCCGGAATTACTGGGCGTAAAGGGTGTGCAGGCGGATATTTAAGTGAGATGTGAAAGACCCGGGCTTAACCCGGGCAGTGCATTTCAAACTGGATATCTAGAGTGCAGGAGAGGAGAACGGAATTCCTAGTGTAGCGGTGAAATGCGTAGAGATTAGGAAGAACACCAGTGGCGAAGGCGGTTCTCTGGACTGTAACTGACGCTGAGGCACGAAAGCGTGGGTAGCAAACAGGATTAGATACCCTGGTAGTCCACGCCGTAAACGATGAGTACTAGGTGTAGGGGGTATCGACCCCCCCTGTGCCGCAGTAAACACAATAAGTACTCCGCCTGGGAAGTACGATCGCAAGATTAAAACTCAAAGGAATTGACGGGGACCCGCACAAGCAGCGGAGCATGTGGTTTAATTCGAAGCAACGCGAAGAACCTTACCTGGACTTGACATCCCCTGAATGACTCGTAATGGAGGAAGCCCTACGGGGCAGGGAGACAGGTGGTGCATGGTTGTCGTCAGCTCGTGTCGTGAGATGTTAGGTTAAGTCCTGCAACGAGCGCAACCCCTGTCGTTAGTTGCCAGCACGTAAAGGTGGGCACCCTAACGAGACTGCCGCGGTTAACGTGGAGGAAGGTGGGGATGACGTCAAATCATCATGCCCCTTATGTCCAGGGCAACACACGTGCTACAATGGGCAGAACAGAGAGAAGCAATACCGCGAGGAGGAGCAAATCTCAAAAACTGCCCCCAGTTCGGATTGCAGGCTGAAACCCGCCTGCATGAAGTTGGAGTTGCTAGTAATCGCGAATCAGCATGTCGCGGTGAATACGTTCCCGGGTCTTGTACACACCGCCCGTCACACCATGAGAGCTGGCAACACCCGAAGTCCGTAGTCTAACCAAGGAGGACGCGGCCGAAGGTGGGGTTAGTGATTGGGGTGAAGTCGTAACAAGGTAGCCGTAGGAGAACCTGCGGCTGGATCACCTCCTTTCTAAGGAGTCGAAAGGCTGGGAAAAAACCTGCCTTAAAAGCTGGAATTTGAGATAAATAAGTTGCCCTTTATTCTGTTTAATTTTGAGGGATCATAGTCATTTGACGATAAAGGATTGACAGTTAGATTCCTATTTCAATTGAGCAGTGCAGACTGTAATAATAAATTGTGCACTGTGAATAGTAAATTGAAATAAAATTGTCCTTTGAAAATTGCACAGTAAATAAAAGAAGTAAAGCTAAGGTTAGAAATAACCTTTGTAGTGGATAAGTATAAATGAGTTTATGCTTATTTTAATAAGATATAGTTCCTATATTAATATAATTGAGAATAAAGTTTTAATTATATTTACGTAGGACAAAGAAAATTAGTGATAACGAGCAGAGCGAGGAAAGACTTGAGTGAGGAGCAGAGTTTACTTGTGTAAATGAGCACCGCAGGGAAAGGCTTGACGAAGCTGTGCGAAGTTAGCAGTAATTTTTTAATGAAACTCACTCAGCTAAGGCTGAGGAGTGCAATTTAGGCACCAAATCGAAGATTTGGACTAAATTATCAGGTCAAGCTACAAAGGGCGCATGGAGGATGCCTTGGCACCAGGAGCCGAAGAAGGACGTGATAAGCTGCGAAAAGCTCTGGGTAGGCGCAAATAGCCAGAGAACCAGAGATGTCCGAATGGGGAAACCCACCTATAAAACAATAGGTACTGCATGCTGAATATATAGGTATGCAGGGGAAAACCCGGGGAACTGAAACATCTAAGTACCCGGAGGAAGAGAAAGAAAAATCGATTTTCTAAGTAGCGGCGAGCGAAAGGGAAAGAGCCCAAACCGGAAACTTGTTTCCGGGGTAGAGGTCAGGTGATAAAAAATGTGGAAGCTTAAGTGAATTCAACTGGAAAGTTGAGCCGCAGAAGGTAAAAGCCCTGTAAGTGAAAAGCAGAAGCAAAATAACCTGTACCGGAGTACCACGAGACACGAGAAACCTTGTGGGAAGCAGGGAGGACCACCTCCCAAGGCTAAATACTACCTGGTGACCGATAGAGGAGGAGTACCGTGAGGGAAAGGTGAAAAGAACCCCGGGAGGGGAGTGAAATAGAACCTGAAACCGTGTGTCCACAAACAGTCGAAGTACGTTAAAGTACGACGGCGTGCTTTTTGTAGAACGAGCCAGCGAGTTACGGTATGCAGCAAGGTTAAGTACTTAAGGTACGGAGCCGAAGGGAAACCGAGTCTGAAAAGGGCGGGGAGTTGTATGCCGTAGACCCGAAACCGGGTGACCTATCCATGGCCAGGTTGAAGCGGAAGTAAAATTTCGTGGAGGACCGAACCACGTTGGTGTTGAAAAACCATGGGATGAGCTGTGGATAGCGGAGAAATTCCAATCGAACTCGGAGATAGCTGGTTCTCCTCGAAATAGCTTTAGGGCTAGCGTCGGGAGTGAGTAATGGAGGTAGAGCACTGACTGGGGTAGGGGCTGACAACAGTTACCGAACCTTATCAAACTCCGAATGCCATATACTTGAATCCCGGCAGTCAGACTGCGAATGATAAGATCCGTAGTCAAAAGGGAAAAAGCCCAGATCAACAGCTAAGGTCCCGAAGTGTAAGTTAAGTGGAAAAGGATGTGTGATTTCGAAGACAACTAGGATGTTGGCTTAGAAGCAGCCATACATTTAAAGAGTGCGTAATAGCTCACTAGTCAAGAGGTCATGCGCCGAAGATGTCCGGGGCTAAAACTTACCACCGAAGCTATGGGCCTGAAAGGGCGGTAGGGGAGCATGCTGCACAGGGAGAAGCCATACCGGAAGGAATGGTGGACAGTGCAGGAGAGAGAATGCTGGCATAAGTAGCGAGAAATAAGTGAGAATCTTATTGGTCGAAAACCTAAGGTTTCCTGGGGAAGGTTCGTCCGCCCAGGGTAAGTCGGGACCTAAGCCGAGGCCGAAAGGCGTAGGCGATGGACAACCGGTTGAGATTCCGGTACCACATTTTTGCGAAAAAGAACAGAAGGGATGACGCAGAAGGATAGGATGTGCACACGAATGGATAGTGTGTCCAAGGAGTGAGGGAGGACATAAAGGAAAAGCCGTATGTCCGATAATCCTGGGCTTTGAAGGGGAGTCCGCAAGGACGAGTATCTGATTTCACACTGCCAAGAAAAGTCTCTATGGAGCAGGGATGTGCCCGTACCGCAAACCGACACAGGTAGGTGAGGAGAGAATCCTAAGACCATCGGAAGAATTGTTGTTAAGGAACTCGGCAAATTGACTCCGTAACTTAGGGAAAAGGAGTGCCTCGAAAGAGGCCGCAGAGAAAAGGCCCAAGCAACTGTTTATCAAAAACACAGGTCTCTGCTAAAGCGAAAGCTGAAGTATAGGGGCTGACGCCTGCCCGGTGCTGGAAGGTTAAGGGGACTGCTTAGCGCAAGCGAAGGCAAGAACTTAAGCCCCAGTAAACGGCGGCCGTAACTATAACGGTCCTAAGGTAGCGAAATTCCTTGTCGGGTAAGTTCCGACCCGCACGAATGGCGTAATGATTTGGGCACTGTCTCAACAACAAATTCGGCGAAATTGAAGTGCAAGTGAAGATGCTTGCTACCCGCGATTGGACGGAAAGACCCCGTAGAGCTTTACTGCAGTTTATCACTGAATTTTGGTATTGCCTGTACAGGATAGGTGGGAGGCAGAGAAGGAAGTGCGCCAGCATTTCTGGAGTCAACGTTGGGATACCACCCTGGCAGTACTGGAATTCTAACCGGAGTGCATGAAACTGGACACGGGACAATGATAGGCGGGCAGTTTGACTGGGGCGGTCGCCTCCAAAAGAGTAACGGAGGCGTACAAAGGTTCCCTCAGAAGGGTTGGAAATTCTTCGTAGAGTGCAAAGGCAGAAGGGAGCTTGACTGTGACACACACAGGTGGAGCAGGGACGAAAGTCGGGCTTAGTGATCCGGTGGTACCTCGTGGGAGGGCCATCGCTCAACGGATAAAAGCTACCTCGGGGATAACAGGCTAATCTCCCCCAAGAGTTCACATCGACGGGGAGGTTTGGCACCTCGATGTCGGCTCGTCGCATCCTGGGGCTGGAGTAGGTCCCAAGGGTTGGGCTGTTCGCCCATTAAAGCGGCACGCGAGCTGGGTTCAGAACGTCGTGAGACAGTTCGGTCCCTATCCGTCGCGGGCGTAGGAAATTTGAGGGGAGCTGTCCCTAGTACGAGAGGACCGGGATGGACTGACCGCTGGTGAACCAGTTGTTCCGCCAGGAGCACAGCTGGGTAGCTAAGTCGGGAAGGGATAAACGCTGAAAGCATCTAAGTGTGAAGCCCACCCCAAGACAAGATTTCCCATGGCGAAAGCCAGTAAGACCCCTCCGAGAAGAGGAGGAGATAGGTCAGGGGTGTAAGCATGGCAACATGTTAAGCTGACTGATACTAATAGGTCGAGGGCTTGACCAAATAATATTTACTGTGCAATTTTGAGGGGATAAAACTCCTGAAAAGAATAATATAAATCTGGTGGCAATAACGTGGAGGCAACACCCCTTACCATTTCGAACAGGAAGGTTAAGTTCCACAGTGCCCATGGTACTGCAGGGGAGGCCCTGTGGGAGAGCAGGTCGCTGCCGGATAAATTGTTCCGTGGTAGCTCAACGGTGGAGCATTCGGCTGTTAACCGAAGGGTTGGAGGTTCGAATCCTCTCCACGGAGCCATTTTTTTATTTTTTGTTTTATATTTAGAAAATATATTATATTATGTAGTCATTTCTTAACTATGTTTTTTCCATCACTTATAAGCACTATATTTCCATCAATATCAGTTCTATAAATACGTATATTTCTTTTTTTTAGTTTTCTTAAGGTTTCTTTATGGGGATGCCCATATCTGTTATCTGCACCACAACTTATAATTGCTATTTCAGGGGATACTTTATCCAAGAATTCATCTGTGGTAGAAGTAGAACTACCATGGTGACCAAGCTTTAATACATCTGCAGATATATCATAATTTTTATCTAGAATTTCTCTTTCACTTAATTTTTCAGCATCTCCTGTAAAAAGAAATTTAGTATTTCCATAGGATATTTTTAAAACTATGGAGTAGTTATTAGTATCTTCATATCTATCGCTGTTGGGAGCTAATATTTCTGCTTTAGTACCTTCACCTAAATCCAATTGCATACCCGGCTTTGGAACATCTATTTTCATATTTTTAGATTTTAATTCAGTTATCATATTCTCAAAGGCCCTGGTATTAACTGTTTTTTTGGGAGCATAAAATTTGTCTATAGGGTATGTATTTATTACAGTACTCATACCACCTATGTGATCTTCATCAGGATGGGTGGCAATTACATAATTCAATTTTTTAATATCTATACTATTTAAATAGGATAAAAGCTTATCAGTACTTTTAGTTGGTCCTGCATCTATTAGTAGATTTTTATTATTTACTTGAATAAGTTCACTATCTCCCTGACCAATATCTATATAATATACTGTAAATTCTA
This window of the Clostridium kluyveri DSM 555 genome carries:
- a CDS encoding ComEC/Rec2 family competence protein; translated protein: MNYIKKYFNIIALLISITFLISGCMNLESSQTSNSFNKSLEFTVYYIDIGQGDSELIQVNNKNLLIDAGPTKSTDKLLSYLNSIDIKKLNYVIATHPDEDHIGGMSTVINTYPIDKFYAPKKTVNTRAFENMITELKSKNMKIDVPKPGMQLDLGEGTKAEILAPNSDRYEDTNNYSIVLKISYGNTKFLFTGDAEKLSEREILDKNYDISADVLKLGHHGSSTSTTDEFLDKVSPEIAIISCGADNRYGHPHKETLRKLKKRNIRIYRTDIDGNIVLISDGKNIVKK